AGCCTTTGAATCCACTCCGCTTGATGACGATCGGAATGCCGGCGCCGGCGAATCGCGCCTGTAATTCGTTGACGCCGAGAATCGAGTCGGCAGACCAAATGCTTTCACCTTTTTTATACATGCTTGCGTCGCTCCTGCTCGCGCGGACTGCTGCACACATGCCGGAACCTTATTTTGCGCGGGAACTGTATCACGATCTTTGAAGGCGCTCAATGTCAGATTTGTGCGTTCCGGCGATGCGGTCACCTCGCTGGCCACCTGCTGCCAAGCTGCAAACCTTGTTCCGCACGGAACGCCGTTCCCGCGCCCGTTCGCTGGCGACTCGGCCCGAGTCAACGGCAGTCGCGGCCGGGCCATCCGCGGTCAGGGGGGGGCAGCTGAGTGCTTGGCGGGGCGTAGGTGACTGCAGGGATCGGGCCTTGTTTTCTCGAACTGCGGGAATTGTCGGGCCAACCCCTCAAGTTCGGGCTCTCTTGGCACGGCAAGGGACCGATCGGCAGCGGACGCGTTCCGCTCGAACTGGGCGATCGACACCACATCGGACGAACGGCCGCGCGTCGTCGAATCGGCGACTGCAATCTGTGGCTCGCATTGTCGCGGACGTCGCGCATAAACCCATGCTCTGTTGCTCGAACTGAGCGAGGACACGCACCGGCCGGAATTCCAACGACGAACAGAGCAATTGGAGCCCCTGTGCTAGTCGCGAGCCATCATTCCAGAACGAAAGCACCACATTGAATGACTCCGTCGTTCTCTAGATCGTCGACGGTCACGGGACTGATGTCACGATGGAACCGTGGCTCGTAATTGAAGACTAAAATTGCAGAGCGTACATTCATCTCGTCGAGCAGTCGTCGCACGGGATCTCACCCGTCCCGCAAAGCATCACCGAATTACAGGAGTTCAAACCATGACGCGAAACGAAGCGACCGAGCGGATTCTGGCCGCGAAGCTGGATAAGGGACTAACGTTTGCCAAGATCGCCGAAGCGGTCGGGCGGCATCCGGTGTGGGTGACAGCGGCGCTGATGGGTCAGCAGACCATGTCGGCCGACGAAGCGGAAAAGGCCGTGGCCACGCTCGGACTGGGAAAGGACGTCGCCAAAGCGCTGCAGGAAATCCCTACTCGCGGATCTTTGGATGAGGCGGTGCCGGTCGATCCCACGATCTATCGGCTGTATGAAATCGTGCAGGTGTACGGCACCACGATCAAGGCCCTCGTCCACGAGATGTTTGGCGACGGCATCATGAGCGCGATCGATTTCGAAATGGACATCAAAAGGCGTGAATCCCCCAAAGGAGATCGCGTCGTAATCACGCTCGACGGAAAGTTTTTGCCTTACCACAAGTGGTAGCGGTCAATGACGGCGGGTGCCCCGTCGTCACGCGGCTTGGCGCGGCAGGCCTCCGGCGCAAAGCGGCGGCCCGGTGGGCGCCGAGCCCGAAGAAGTGACTTGTCGAGGGAATCGCCGGAGCCGCGGCGTCCCCGCAGAAATTGCCTTCCGCGTAATTGCTGTTTTGACGGGGGCGGCGAGATTTCGACTTTATCGGACGGTGTGCTGTCGCTCGGTGGTTGAGCCCAGTACGCCTGATGGTTGAAGAAAACTTGGCAAATCGGCGGTCTGGATCTGTACATTTCTGCAGA
This DNA window, taken from Pirellulales bacterium, encodes the following:
- the cynS gene encoding cyanase — encoded protein: MTRNEATERILAAKLDKGLTFAKIAEAVGRHPVWVTAALMGQQTMSADEAEKAVATLGLGKDVAKALQEIPTRGSLDEAVPVDPTIYRLYEIVQVYGTTIKALVHEMFGDGIMSAIDFEMDIKRRESPKGDRVVITLDGKFLPYHKW